Proteins encoded within one genomic window of Hahella chejuensis KCTC 2396:
- a CDS encoding MarR family winged helix-turn-helix transcriptional regulator encodes MTEKRPPDAVDKILQQWNVERPDLDVTPMGSIGRLKRCAALMQRRLDATFSQFDMTGWEFDVLATLRRSGKPYCLAPTALFSTLMITSGAMTHRLQRLEASGLIERTANKEDARSKLVQLTPKGLELIDRAVDAHVQNEHNILQPLNPEERQQLDECMRRLLRLLEGEG; translated from the coding sequence ATGACTGAAAAACGCCCGCCCGACGCTGTAGATAAGATTCTGCAACAGTGGAACGTAGAACGCCCCGACCTGGACGTCACCCCCATGGGCTCCATCGGACGCCTGAAACGCTGCGCCGCCCTGATGCAACGGAGACTGGACGCCACCTTTAGTCAATTCGACATGACCGGCTGGGAATTCGACGTCCTCGCCACCCTGAGACGCTCCGGCAAACCCTACTGCCTCGCCCCCACAGCCCTGTTCTCAACCCTCATGATCACCTCCGGCGCCATGACCCACCGCCTGCAACGGCTGGAAGCCAGCGGCCTGATCGAACGCACCGCCAACAAAGAAGACGCCCGCAGCAAACTCGTCCAACTCACCCCCAAAGGCCTCGAACTCATCGACCGCGCCGTCGACGCCCACGTACAAAACGAACACAACATCCTGCAACCCCTGAACCCAGAAGAACGCCAACAACTGGATGAGTGCATGAGGCGGCTACTAAGATTATTGGAGGGGGAAGGGTAG
- a CDS encoding nitroreductase family protein, which translates to MYETVKDLIENRVSTGRYDAEKSLSEEQITELVRLATRAPSAYNFQNWKFIAVRSPEAKARLQAVSYGQKQVVDAAVTFIICGTLAAHEGLASALQPSVAAGFLPQAFSDGWVAQASSSHENNPALQRDEAFRSASLAAMTLMFAAQGMGLSTGAMSGFDPQALAQEFGLSEREVPVMLVTAGYPAEGNWPQKLRRPVEEVMALV; encoded by the coding sequence ATGTACGAGACCGTAAAAGACCTTATCGAAAACCGCGTATCCACTGGCCGTTACGACGCGGAGAAATCCCTGTCTGAAGAGCAGATCACCGAGTTGGTGAGACTGGCCACCCGCGCGCCCTCCGCTTACAACTTTCAAAACTGGAAGTTCATCGCGGTGCGTTCGCCTGAGGCGAAGGCGCGTTTGCAGGCGGTTTCCTATGGACAGAAGCAGGTGGTGGACGCCGCGGTGACTTTTATTATCTGCGGTACGCTGGCGGCGCATGAAGGTCTGGCCAGTGCGTTGCAGCCTTCCGTCGCCGCGGGTTTTCTGCCGCAGGCGTTCAGTGACGGCTGGGTTGCGCAGGCCAGTTCCTCGCATGAAAACAATCCTGCACTGCAACGGGACGAAGCGTTCCGTTCCGCGTCCCTCGCCGCTATGACGCTGATGTTCGCCGCGCAAGGCATGGGGCTGTCCACCGGCGCCATGAGCGGTTTCGATCCGCAGGCGCTGGCGCAGGAGTTTGGGCTGTCGGAGCGAGAAGTGCCGGTGATGTTGGTGACGGCGGGTTATCCGGCTGAAGGCAACTGGCCGCAGAAGCTGCGTCGTCCTGTGGAAGAGGTGATGGCGTTGGTGTGA